One region of Vibrio zhugei genomic DNA includes:
- a CDS encoding MarR family winged helix-turn-helix transcriptional regulator, whose product MSNKTGQPHSEGTDELSDEHLLLDKQMCFPLYSAANAVVRAYRPLLDALDLTYLQYVVMMVLWQSDGVSVKELGQRLHLDSGTLTPLLKRLEVKGLLQRKRGDHDERVRTLHLTEQGHALYAQAESIPAAMFCKLQLAPDEMQTLKHLCEKLLTQLQ is encoded by the coding sequence ATGAGTAATAAGACTGGCCAGCCCCATTCTGAAGGGACTGATGAATTAAGTGATGAACATTTGTTATTAGATAAACAAATGTGTTTTCCGTTATACAGCGCGGCGAATGCGGTTGTGCGTGCGTATCGTCCGTTGCTTGATGCGCTGGATCTGACGTATTTGCAATATGTTGTGATGATGGTGTTGTGGCAGTCGGACGGAGTCAGTGTTAAAGAATTAGGCCAACGATTGCATTTGGATTCGGGGACGTTGACACCGCTATTGAAACGGTTGGAAGTGAAAGGCTTACTGCAAAGAAAGCGGGGTGATCACGATGAGCGAGTGCGAACATTGCACTTAACCGAGCAAGGTCATGCATTGTATGCTCAAGCCGAATCCATTCCCGCCGCTATGTTTTGTAAGTTGCAGCTTGCCCCCGATGAAATGCAGACTTTAAAGCATTTATGTGAAAAATTGCTGACTCAATTACAATAA
- a CDS encoding AzlD domain-containing protein: MTILSIFAMAALVFVSRYVFLEPKLPIKLRPGLQRVLAYSGPAVLTALWAPIVFTHEKTLWVSTHNPYLWSACLAIFLAWKTKNVLLTTIASMGLFLLLHLVVL, translated from the coding sequence ATGACAATACTATCGATATTTGCCATGGCGGCACTTGTGTTTGTCAGCCGCTATGTATTTCTAGAACCTAAGCTGCCGATAAAATTGCGCCCAGGGTTGCAAAGAGTCCTCGCGTATTCTGGCCCCGCCGTATTGACCGCTCTATGGGCTCCAATTGTATTCACTCATGAAAAGACCCTTTGGGTCAGCACACATAACCCGTATTTGTGGTCTGCCTGTTTGGCCATTTTTCTCGCGTGGAAGACTAAAAACGTATTACTGACGACTATTGCCAGCATGGGGCTCTTTCTGCTCTTACACCTTGTGGTGCTCTAG
- a CDS encoding porin: MKKSVLATAVLATLISSSTLAATVYKADGTEFKVGGRVEFRGDFNADTDGTEIDGTMSDQTRARLNLKGTSEISDGVKAFGFYEVEQKAKDSDEKMKNRYMYAGIDVHGNALSFGAQDMAAVQVSKFSDIGEFTGLQKRIEGSADHTEGVIAYRGNFDALNLQATYKAESSDDSDSYGVSGTYALPMGLKLGLAYSMDQERVDGNTATTNSTDKANQILAGISYALDAFYMGATYSTGDTGNGDNEFDTMEFALAYDITEQVRVQAIYGKDTTDVDGGSDIDREDFVELGGYYTFNRNLKSYVAYKANSADGADDDTIRLGMKYSF; the protein is encoded by the coding sequence ATGAAAAAATCAGTTCTAGCAACCGCGGTTCTTGCCACTCTTATTTCAAGTTCCACTCTAGCAGCAACCGTATATAAAGCAGATGGTACTGAATTTAAAGTAGGTGGTCGGGTTGAGTTTCGTGGTGACTTTAATGCAGACACCGATGGTACCGAGATTGATGGCACAATGAGCGATCAAACTCGTGCTCGTTTAAACTTAAAAGGCACCTCGGAGATTTCTGATGGCGTTAAAGCCTTTGGTTTCTACGAAGTTGAACAAAAAGCCAAGGATTCCGATGAGAAAATGAAAAACCGCTATATGTATGCGGGTATTGATGTCCATGGCAACGCATTATCCTTCGGTGCGCAAGATATGGCGGCAGTACAAGTCTCGAAATTCTCAGACATCGGTGAGTTTACTGGCCTGCAAAAACGTATTGAAGGCTCAGCGGATCACACAGAAGGCGTTATCGCTTACCGTGGTAACTTTGATGCTTTGAATCTACAAGCGACTTATAAAGCAGAATCTAGCGACGACTCTGACTCATACGGTGTATCGGGCACTTATGCTTTACCTATGGGGTTAAAACTGGGTCTGGCTTATTCAATGGATCAAGAGCGTGTTGACGGTAATACCGCAACCACTAACTCAACAGACAAAGCGAATCAAATCTTAGCGGGTATCAGCTACGCGTTGGATGCATTTTACATGGGTGCAACTTATTCAACCGGCGATACAGGCAATGGCGATAACGAATTTGATACCATGGAATTTGCGCTCGCTTATGACATTACTGAACAAGTTAGAGTACAAGCTATTTACGGAAAAGATACTACCGATGTCGATGGCGGCTCTGATATTGACCGTGAAGACTTCGTTGAGTTGGGCGGTTACTACACATTCAACCGTAATCTCAAATCTTACGTCGCCTACAAAGCTAATTCGGCAGACGGCGCAGACGATGATACAATTCGCCTTGGCATGAAATACAGTTTTTAA
- a CDS encoding fumarylacetoacetate hydrolase family protein has translation MNSVCFNNVLVTPSKVLCVGRNYVDHIKELNNAIPDHMVVFNKPNSSITQTLKAKHHEPLHYETEICFIVQNGQYAGVGIGLDLTKRQLQSQLKEKGLPWERAKAFDGSAVLSKFIALEGIDPAHLQLELLINCVRVQKGQVSQMMFAPHIILQELGTFTTLEDYDVVMTGTPQGVGEIHSGDTFLARLKDQETTLIEIEWVAE, from the coding sequence ATGAATTCTGTTTGTTTTAATAATGTCTTGGTCACGCCGTCCAAAGTGCTCTGTGTCGGGCGAAACTATGTGGATCATATTAAAGAATTAAATAATGCCATCCCCGATCATATGGTGGTATTTAATAAACCCAATAGTTCGATTACCCAAACTTTAAAAGCCAAGCATCACGAACCTTTACACTATGAAACCGAGATATGCTTTATTGTGCAAAATGGCCAATACGCCGGGGTCGGGATCGGTCTTGATCTCACTAAGCGCCAGTTACAATCGCAACTCAAAGAGAAAGGACTGCCTTGGGAGCGAGCCAAAGCCTTTGATGGTTCCGCAGTATTGAGTAAATTCATCGCGCTCGAGGGCATCGACCCTGCTCATTTACAACTTGAGCTGCTGATCAATTGTGTTCGGGTACAAAAAGGTCAAGTGTCACAAATGATGTTTGCGCCCCACATCATCTTGCAGGAGCTAGGCACGTTTACCACACTAGAAGATTATGATGTGGTGATGACCGGTACCCCGCAAGGCGTGGGGGAAATCCACTCAGGCGACACGTTTTTAGCGCGATTAAAGGATCAGGAAACGACACTTATCGAGATTGAATGGGTCGCAGAGTAA